TCGTGCGGGTGGATGTCGCCGAGCGTGAAGGAGATCGCCGCGCCCCGGTCCTCGGCCGTGGCCGGGCCGATGATCCTGAGGTCCGGGACCTCCGCGAAGCGCTTCACCGCGTATTCGGTGATCGCGTGCTCATGGGCGAGGATCTTGTCCATGCCGATCGAGTTCAGATAGTCGATCGCGGCGCCCAGACCGACCGCCTGCGCGATCGGAGGCGTGCCCGCCTCGAACTTGTGCGGCGCCGGGGCGTACGTCGACGAGTGCATCGACACGGTCTCGATCATCTCGCCGCCGCCCAGGAACGGCGGCAGGTCCTCCAGCAGCTCCTGGCGGCCCCAGAGCACGCCGATGCCGGTCGGGCCGCACATCTTGTGACCGGTGAAGGCCACGAAGTCGGCCTGGAGGGCCTGTACGTCCAGCGGCATGTGCGGCGCGGCCTGCGAGGCGTCGATGCAGACCAGCGCGCCGACCTCCTGCGCGCGGCGCACTATCGCCTCGACGGGGTTGACCGTGCCCAGGATGTTCGACACCAGCACGAAGGAGACGATCTTCGTCTTCTCGGTGATGATCTCGTCGATGTTCGAGAGGTCGAGCCGGCCGTCGTCGGTCAGGCCGAACCACTTCAGCTTCGCGCCCGTGCGCTGCGCGAGCAGCTGCCACGGCACGATGTTGGAGTGGTGCTCCATCTCCGTGATGACGATCTCGGTCTCGTGGTCCACGCGGTAGGGCTCGTCGGCCCAGCCCAGCATGTTCGCCACGAGGTTGAGCGACTCGGAGGCGTTCTTGGTGAAGATGACCTCGTCGCGGCTCGGCGCGTTGATGAAGGCGGCGACCTTGTCGCGCGCGCCCTCGTACAGCGCCGTGGCCTCCTCGGCGAGCACATGCACACCGCGGTGGACGTTGGCGTTGTAGCGCTCGTAGTACTCGTTCAGGGCGTCGAGCACCTGGCGCGGCTTCTGCGAGGTCGCCGCGTTGTCCAGGTACACGAGCTTCTTACCGTCGTGGACCTGGCGGTCCAGGATGGGGAAGTCCTTGCGGATCGCCTCTGTGTCGAGGAGGCCCGGCAGCTGCGTCACGCGGATACGCCACCCTTCGTGTATGCCTCGTAGCCCTCGTTCTCCAGCTTGTCGGCGAGCTCGGCGCCGCCGGACTCGACGATGCGACCGCCGGAGAAGACGTGGACGAAGTCGGGCTTGATGTAGCGCAGGATGCGCGTGTAGTGCGTGATCAGCAGGGTGCCGACCTCGCCGGTCTCACGGACGCGGTTGACGCCCTCGGAGACGACCCGCAGGGCGTCGACGTCGAGGCCGGAGTCCGTCTCGTCGAGGATCGCGACCTTCGGCTTGAGCAGCTCCAGCTGGAGGATCTCGTGGCGCTTCTTCTCACCGCCGGAGAAGCCCTCGTTGACGTTGCGCTCGGCGAAGGCGGGGTCCATGTGGAGACGCTGCATGGTCTCCTTGACCTCCTTCACCCAGGTGCGCAGCTTGGGGGCCTCGCCGCGGATGGCGGTGGCGGACGTACGGAGGAAGTTCGACACGGACACGCCGGGAACCTCGACCGGGTACTGCATCGCCAGGAACAGGCCCGCGCGGGCGCGCTCGTCGACGGACATCTCCAGGACGTCCTCGCCGTCGAGGGTGACGGTGCCGCCGGTGACGGTGTACTTCGGGTGACCCGCGAGCGAGTAGGCGAGCGTCGACTTGCCGGAGCCGTTGGGGCCCATGATGGCGTGCGTCTCGCCCTGCTTCACGGTCAGGTCGACACCCTTGAGGATCTCCTTCGTGGCGTTGTCGGCCTCGACGGTGACGTGCAGGTCTCGGATTTCAAGCGTTGCCATGGGTGCCTCAGGACTCCTGGGAAAGGGAGACGAGCACGTCGTCCCCTTCGATCTTTACGGGGTATACGGGGACGGGGCGCGTCGCGGGAAGGCCGGACGGTTTGCCGGTGCGCAGGTCGAAGCTGGAGCCGTGCAGCCAGCACTCGATCTGGCAGTCCTCCACCTCGCCCTCGGAGAGCGAGACGTTCGCGTGCGAGCAGATGTCGTGGATGGCGAACACCTCCCCCTCGGTCTGCACGACCGAGACCGGCGTGCCGTCGAGTTCCACCCGCTTCGGGGTGTCCTCCTCCAGCTCGCTCAGCCCGCAGGCGCGTACGAAGGCCATCAGACCGTGGCCTCCAGCTCCTCGTCGATCTTCACGAGAAGCCGTTCCTCGATGTCGTCGACACCGATCTGCTGGACCAGCTCCGCGAAGAAGCCGCGGACGACCAGACGCCGGGCCTCGTCGGCCGGGATGCCGCGGGCCATCAGATAGAAGAGCTGCTCGTCGTCGAAGCGGCCGGTCGCACTCGCGTGGCCGGCTCCGACGATCTCGC
This portion of the Streptomyces canus genome encodes:
- the sufC gene encoding Fe-S cluster assembly ATPase SufC, producing the protein MATLEIRDLHVTVEADNATKEILKGVDLTVKQGETHAIMGPNGSGKSTLAYSLAGHPKYTVTGGTVTLDGEDVLEMSVDERARAGLFLAMQYPVEVPGVSVSNFLRTSATAIRGEAPKLRTWVKEVKETMQRLHMDPAFAERNVNEGFSGGEKKRHEILQLELLKPKVAILDETDSGLDVDALRVVSEGVNRVRETGEVGTLLITHYTRILRYIKPDFVHVFSGGRIVESGGAELADKLENEGYEAYTKGGVSA
- a CDS encoding cysteine desulfurase; translated protein: MTQLPGLLDTEAIRKDFPILDRQVHDGKKLVYLDNAATSQKPRQVLDALNEYYERYNANVHRGVHVLAEEATALYEGARDKVAAFINAPSRDEVIFTKNASESLNLVANMLGWADEPYRVDHETEIVITEMEHHSNIVPWQLLAQRTGAKLKWFGLTDDGRLDLSNIDEIITEKTKIVSFVLVSNILGTVNPVEAIVRRAQEVGALVCIDASQAAPHMPLDVQALQADFVAFTGHKMCGPTGIGVLWGRQELLEDLPPFLGGGEMIETVSMHSSTYAPAPHKFEAGTPPIAQAVGLGAAIDYLNSIGMDKILAHEHAITEYAVKRFAEVPDLRIIGPATAEDRGAAISFTLGDIHPHDVGQVLDEQGIAVRVGHHCARPVCLRYGIPATTRASFYLYSTPAEIDALVEGLEHVRNFFG
- a CDS encoding non-heme iron oxygenase ferredoxin subunit, which produces MAFVRACGLSELEEDTPKRVELDGTPVSVVQTEGEVFAIHDICSHANVSLSEGEVEDCQIECWLHGSSFDLRTGKPSGLPATRPVPVYPVKIEGDDVLVSLSQES